A part of Desulfotomaculum nigrificans DSM 574 genomic DNA contains:
- a CDS encoding 50S ribosomal protein L25/general stress protein Ctc: MAEAMLNANPREERTRSSLRQIREQGGIPGVLYGKQTGSMAISVDAKELKKILGSVNGRNTLINMNVNGAKRTVIVKSLQMDHLHRGIQHVDFQEVSENTKIRTVVPVHLVGTPIGVTHGGIIQHDLRSVEVECLPSQIPNHIEVDISNLEIGDALSVSDLNLPPGVKVLDHPHTTVVGVANAKAPEPAGQPEVAPEPAAEAQAKTSEKE; encoded by the coding sequence GTGGCAGAGGCAATGTTAAATGCCAATCCAAGAGAGGAACGCACCAGGTCCAGTCTCAGACAGATCAGGGAACAGGGTGGTATACCCGGGGTGCTTTACGGTAAACAGACTGGCTCCATGGCCATTTCAGTTGATGCCAAGGAATTAAAAAAAATTCTTGGCTCAGTGAACGGTCGTAACACCCTGATTAATATGAATGTTAACGGTGCCAAACGCACCGTTATAGTGAAAAGCCTGCAAATGGACCACCTGCATCGTGGGATACAACACGTGGATTTTCAAGAGGTATCCGAAAATACCAAAATACGTACCGTGGTGCCGGTACATTTAGTGGGTACACCCATTGGTGTGACTCACGGCGGCATCATCCAACACGATCTGCGCAGTGTGGAAGTGGAATGTTTGCCCAGCCAAATTCCCAACCACATTGAGGTGGATATAAGTAATCTGGAAATCGGTGACGCTTTATCTGTAAGTGATTTAAACCTGCCGCCGGGGGTTAAAGTATTGGATCACCCGCATACCACTGTTGTTGGCGTAGCCAATGCCAAGGCTCCGGAACCCGCCGGGCAACCGGAGGTGGCACCGGAACCAGCGGCAGAAGCCCAGGCCAAGACCTCGGAGAAGGAATAA
- the pth gene encoding aminoacyl-tRNA hydrolase, with translation MKLIVGLGNPGPEYAKTRHNIGFMVIDALARDLGIVVEKNQHKALTGQAYLGREKLILAKPQTYMNLSGQAVVALMNWYKLQPVDLLVIYDDMDLPPGRLRIRQSGSAGGQKGMKSIIELLGTQEFTRMKVGIGRPEHGAIDHVLGKIDDQEAALINPAIMAAVEAAKVWVLDGAPAAMNKFNRVGLQQGLTGNSSGGGC, from the coding sequence ATGAAATTAATTGTGGGTCTTGGTAATCCGGGACCAGAGTATGCTAAGACCAGGCATAATATAGGTTTTATGGTCATTGATGCCCTGGCCCGTGATCTGGGTATAGTGGTGGAAAAAAACCAACACAAAGCCCTGACCGGCCAGGCTTATTTAGGCCGCGAGAAGTTAATCCTGGCTAAACCACAGACATATATGAATTTAAGCGGTCAGGCAGTGGTGGCCCTGATGAATTGGTATAAGTTACAGCCGGTGGATCTGCTGGTGATCTATGATGATATGGACTTACCTCCTGGACGCCTGCGCATACGCCAAAGCGGCAGCGCCGGTGGCCAAAAGGGCATGAAGTCGATCATTGAGTTACTGGGCACCCAGGAATTTACCCGGATGAAAGTAGGCATTGGCCGACCGGAACACGGGGCCATTGATCATGTGCTGGGTAAAATAGATGACCAGGAGGCAGCACTAATCAACCCGGCCATCATGGCCGCCGTGGAAGCGGCTAAAGTTTGGGTCTTGGACGGAGCTCCGGCGGCCATGAATAAATTTAACCGGGTGGGACTGCAGCAGGGGCTCACTGGTAATTCCTCGGGGGGCGGCTGTTAG
- a CDS encoding type II CAAX prenyl endopeptidase Rce1 family protein: MQEWTLSLLAALLASGASWVANGTVVPKTGSRGIAYLTPLLEETAKTLAAAALGAALLWTHVVFGLMEALLELRRRGVRGLPAGWSALAAHSLFGLITAWIYGRSGVLAALAAAYLAHAAWNMAVVAYAARKAN; this comes from the coding sequence ATGCAAGAGTGGACACTTTCCTTGCTCGCTGCCCTGCTGGCCTCCGGTGCTTCCTGGGTGGCCAACGGCACAGTGGTGCCAAAGACCGGCAGCCGGGGTATTGCCTACTTAACTCCTTTACTGGAGGAAACGGCTAAGACACTGGCGGCTGCTGCTCTGGGTGCAGCTCTTTTGTGGACCCATGTGGTCTTTGGTTTAATGGAAGCGCTGTTAGAGCTGCGGCGCCGTGGGGTCAGGGGTCTGCCGGCGGGTTGGTCGGCTTTGGCGGCCCATAGCCTATTTGGCTTGATTACGGCCTGGATATATGGCCGAAGCGGGGTTTTAGCGGCTTTGGCCGCTGCTTATCTGGCCCATGCCGCTTGGAATATGGCGGTGGTGGCCTATGCTGCCAGAAAGGCCAATTGA